The following coding sequences lie in one Peribacillus frigoritolerans genomic window:
- a CDS encoding PLP-dependent aminotransferase family protein has translation MENKFAERARLVNSSETREILKVTERPEIISFAGGLPAPELFPVEALKVACNVVLNEEGAASLQYSTTEGYGPLREAICQRMKAIGINSAINNVLITSGSQQAIDLTGRLFINEGDTIICESPTYLAAINAFKSYNANFVEVAMDNDGMIMEELERKLQEHPGAKFIYTIPDFQNPTGRTLKLQRRKRMIELANQYDVLIVEDNPYGAIRFAGEGIPPVKHFDTENRVIYMSTFSKIFTPGMRIGWICADQSFIDKYVAFKQTADLHTDSFAQRITAKYMELYDMEEHIKEIKAVYKARCTKMLKCIKEFFPENLSYSKPEGGLFIWIELPEGVDSRHIFTECLKNNVACVPGVPFFPNGTQKNTLRLNYSNMPEDQIIEGMKRMGDVLHRELNKETICL, from the coding sequence TTGGAAAATAAATTTGCTGAGAGGGCCCGTCTAGTTAATTCTTCTGAGACCCGTGAAATATTAAAAGTAACAGAAAGGCCAGAAATCATTTCTTTTGCGGGAGGACTTCCAGCTCCGGAGCTGTTTCCTGTTGAAGCCCTTAAAGTTGCTTGCAATGTTGTATTGAATGAAGAGGGCGCGGCTTCTCTTCAATATAGTACTACTGAAGGCTATGGTCCGTTGAGAGAAGCTATATGTCAAAGGATGAAAGCCATTGGGATTAACTCTGCTATTAACAATGTTCTTATCACTTCAGGGTCCCAGCAAGCAATAGATCTTACTGGAAGATTATTTATCAACGAAGGAGATACCATTATTTGTGAAAGCCCAACCTATCTTGCAGCAATTAATGCATTTAAATCATACAATGCAAACTTTGTGGAGGTAGCTATGGACAATGATGGGATGATAATGGAAGAGCTAGAGAGGAAACTGCAAGAGCATCCTGGCGCAAAATTCATTTATACTATTCCCGATTTCCAGAACCCTACAGGTCGTACATTAAAACTTCAAAGACGTAAAAGAATGATCGAACTTGCTAATCAATACGATGTACTGATTGTAGAAGATAATCCTTATGGAGCTATTAGGTTTGCTGGAGAGGGAATCCCTCCAGTGAAACATTTTGACACAGAGAACAGAGTAATTTATATGAGCACGTTCTCTAAAATTTTCACTCCAGGCATGCGAATTGGATGGATTTGTGCAGATCAATCGTTTATTGATAAGTACGTGGCTTTCAAGCAAACAGCTGATTTACATACCGACAGCTTTGCTCAAAGGATAACAGCTAAGTATATGGAACTTTACGATATGGAAGAGCATATTAAAGAAATCAAAGCAGTATATAAAGCAAGATGTACAAAAATGTTAAAATGCATAAAAGAATTCTTTCCGGAAAATTTGTCTTACAGTAAGCCAGAAGGTGGGTTGTTTATTTGGATCGAGCTCCCAGAGGGGGTTGATTCCAGACATATATTTACAGAGTGCTTGAAAAATAATGTTGCTTGTGTTCCTGGTGTTCCATTCTTTCCAAATGGCACACAGAAGAACACTTTACGTTTAAATTACTCGAATATGCCTGAAGACCAAATCATTGAAGGCATGAAGCGTATGGGGGATGTATTACATCGTGAATTAAATAAAGAGACAATATGTTTGTAA
- a CDS encoding SDR family oxidoreductase has protein sequence MDQLKGKIAIITGVSRLKGIGAAICQELAETGYHIFFTYWTDYDKKMPWSIELDEPMKLKEELIKKGVKVSCMELDLTSYDAPEQLINKVSEQLGYPDILINNAAYSTNNDFSNLTAEELDKHYKVNVRATTLLSSKFAQRFDKKSGGRIVNITSGQFRGPMPGELAYATTKGAVDALTITLSAELAPLGITVNALNPGPTDTGWMTEEIKNELKPMFPFGRIGKPRDVAKTIKFLVSDEADWITGQIIHSEGGFKR, from the coding sequence ATGGACCAATTAAAAGGGAAAATTGCAATTATTACGGGAGTAAGCCGTCTGAAAGGGATTGGAGCTGCTATTTGTCAGGAGTTAGCTGAAACGGGTTACCATATATTTTTTACTTATTGGACAGATTATGATAAAAAAATGCCTTGGAGTATTGAATTAGATGAGCCCATGAAATTAAAAGAAGAATTAATAAAAAAAGGTGTTAAGGTATCATGTATGGAGTTAGATTTAACTTCATATGATGCACCTGAACAACTTATAAATAAAGTTTCTGAACAACTTGGTTATCCTGATATCTTGATTAATAACGCAGCATACTCAACTAACAACGATTTTTCTAATTTAACTGCCGAAGAATTAGATAAACATTACAAGGTAAATGTTCGTGCAACGACACTATTAAGTAGTAAATTTGCTCAAAGGTTTGATAAGAAATCAGGTGGAAGAATAGTCAATATTACTTCAGGTCAGTTTCGAGGACCAATGCCTGGCGAATTAGCATATGCAACAACAAAAGGAGCAGTTGATGCTCTAACTATTACATTGTCGGCTGAACTAGCCCCTTTAGGAATAACGGTTAATGCATTAAATCCAGGTCCAACTGATACAGGGTGGATGACAGAGGAAATAAAAAATGAATTAAAACCGATGTTTCCTTTCGGTAGAATAGGAAAACCAAGAGATGTTGCAAAAACTATTAAATTTCTAGTGAGCGATGAAGCAGATTGGATTACAGGTCAGATTATTCATTCAGAAGGTGGATTTAAAAGGTAA
- a CDS encoding PLP-dependent aminotransferase family protein yields the protein MPINSFEDYPMTWKPTINREDRPIYQALAKQLEYDIIEGRLVPGTKLPPQRELADYLEVNLSTISKAFKVSELKGLVSATIGSGTYVSYDAISNAYLLAEEKPKHLIEMGAILPDRVSYGPLFDLLQSMLQESDCARWFGYSRPGDAIWQKDAGVKLLKFAGFETTREHILLATGGQNAITATLASLCQHGDRIGVDHHTYPGLKTAAAMLGIQLVPIRSESDEMSPEALLYACKNENIKGLYIIPDYQNPMTYTMSVETRKAIAELAVKYNLFIIEDGAYHLIQEKVLPAVATYAPEHTIYIASLSKSMAPGLRLAYVAVPLKYLDSTRKALYNLNISVSPLLAELASRVIVSNQFENIVAFHKEETKARNQLVNQYLGKENCLGEETGIFHWLHLPHKYTGDQFEQLAAAQGVQVYSGGRFAVGNVAPANAVRVGICAPETREELEKALIILRKIIEL from the coding sequence GTGCCGATTAATTCGTTTGAGGATTATCCAATGACATGGAAGCCGACAATAAATCGAGAAGACAGACCGATTTATCAGGCATTAGCTAAGCAGTTGGAATATGACATTATAGAGGGGCGCTTAGTGCCTGGCACGAAACTTCCACCACAAAGGGAGTTAGCGGATTACTTAGAGGTGAATCTAAGTACGATTTCGAAAGCTTTTAAAGTATCTGAGTTAAAAGGACTGGTCAGTGCGACCATAGGTAGTGGCACTTATGTTTCGTACGATGCGATTTCGAACGCTTATTTGCTTGCAGAAGAAAAGCCAAAGCATTTAATTGAAATGGGAGCAATTTTACCAGATCGTGTGTCGTATGGACCTTTATTTGACTTATTGCAATCGATGTTACAAGAATCAGATTGTGCGAGATGGTTTGGATACAGTCGGCCAGGCGATGCGATTTGGCAAAAAGATGCAGGCGTCAAATTATTGAAATTTGCCGGTTTTGAAACGACTAGAGAACATATCTTACTTGCTACTGGCGGACAAAACGCCATCACGGCAACACTTGCAAGCCTTTGTCAGCATGGAGATCGAATTGGTGTAGATCACCATACATATCCAGGCTTAAAGACAGCAGCCGCGATGCTGGGGATTCAGCTTGTACCGATTCGTTCAGAATCTGATGAAATGAGTCCGGAAGCACTTCTTTATGCATGTAAAAATGAAAATATTAAAGGATTATATATTATCCCAGATTATCAGAATCCGATGACATATACGATGAGCGTTGAAACTCGTAAGGCTATTGCTGAGTTAGCTGTAAAGTATAATTTATTTATTATTGAAGATGGAGCGTATCATTTAATCCAAGAAAAAGTGTTGCCGGCTGTAGCGACATATGCTCCTGAGCATACGATTTATATAGCGAGTTTATCGAAATCAATGGCACCTGGACTCCGTCTTGCTTATGTGGCAGTTCCTTTAAAATACCTGGATTCTACTCGAAAAGCTCTTTATAATTTAAATATTTCCGTATCGCCACTACTTGCAGAGTTAGCATCACGAGTAATTGTATCGAATCAGTTTGAAAACATTGTTGCATTTCATAAAGAGGAAACAAAAGCTCGCAATCAGTTGGTTAATCAATATTTAGGTAAAGAGAACTGTTTAGGTGAAGAAACAGGGATTTTTCATTGGTTACATCTGCCGCATAAGTATACAGGTGACCAATTTGAACAACTAGCTGCAGCACAAGGTGTACAGGTATATAGTGGAGGGCGATTTGCGGTAGGTAATGTCGCACCGGCAAATGCCGTACGTGTGGGGATTTGTGCTCCAGAAACGAGAGAGGAACTTGAAAAAGCTCTTATAATACTAAGAAAAATAATTGAATTGTAA
- a CDS encoding DUF3953 domain-containing protein has translation MFFLEAYMLVTGLAELQKDRKGFWGYMNIVVSLFLFFFYIPYFL, from the coding sequence ATGTTTTTCCTTGAGGCATATATGTTGGTGACAGGATTAGCCGAACTTCAAAAAGACAGAAAAGGATTTTGGGGGTATATGAATATTGTTGTCTCTTTATTTCTTTTCTTTTTTTACATACCGTATTTCTTATAG
- a CDS encoding NIPSNAP family protein yields MVTCYLKYVIDPYKVKEFEEYGKIWIRLVNKLGGTHQGYFLPHEGANNIAYALFTFPSLAAYEEYRIKMALDAECQEAYKLAEETKCILSYERSFMRPVFE; encoded by the coding sequence ATGGTTACATGCTATCTGAAATATGTTATTGACCCTTATAAAGTAAAGGAATTCGAGGAATACGGTAAGATATGGATCCGATTAGTTAATAAATTGGGCGGTACACATCAAGGTTATTTTCTTCCACATGAGGGCGCTAATAACATTGCTTATGCCTTATTCACTTTCCCAAGTTTAGCAGCATATGAAGAGTACCGAATAAAAATGGCATTAGATGCAGAGTGTCAGGAAGCTTATAAATTAGCAGAAGAAACTAAATGTATTTTAAGTTATGAGAGAAGCTTTATGCGCCCTGTATTCGAGTGA
- a CDS encoding VanZ family protein — translation MKNQKKITAGLLAVYLFALTWIIVFKMQFSFQGLPDFREINLIPFAGSANVNNQIDFNEIIYNVLAFIPFGIYISMLKPNWSFLKKIAVIAGVSLLFEVLQFIFAIGASDITDFMGNTLGGIIGVGVYIVFCKLFSTKANKILNVLASIGTICIVALLLLLIYLRISGVIIYKVS, via the coding sequence ATGAAAAATCAAAAAAAAATTACTGCTGGCTTGTTGGCCGTATATTTATTTGCATTAACATGGATTATAGTCTTTAAAATGCAATTTTCATTTCAAGGCTTGCCGGATTTTAGGGAAATCAACTTAATCCCTTTTGCTGGTTCAGCTAATGTAAATAATCAAATAGATTTTAATGAAATAATCTATAATGTACTTGCATTTATCCCATTTGGAATTTATATCAGTATGCTAAAACCAAATTGGTCTTTCTTGAAAAAGATTGCAGTAATAGCAGGAGTTAGTTTGTTATTTGAAGTATTGCAATTCATCTTTGCTATAGGAGCTAGCGATATAACTGACTTTATGGGAAATACATTAGGTGGAATTATTGGAGTTGGAGTTTATATTGTATTTTGTAAGCTGTTTAGTACAAAAGCAAATAAAATCCTTAATGTTTTAGCTTCAATCGGAACGATATGCATTGTTGCATTATTGCTGTTATTAATATATCTCAGGATTAGTGGTGTTATTATTTATAAAGTATCCTAA
- a CDS encoding cupin, with protein sequence MEFYRFDKEVGKNVSHFNSNFIMSRIVKTEKPTQIGCMHLEANGIVGFHQAVIPQLLIVVDGEGWVRGDDELKVNIKANDVVFWEKGEGHETATATGLTAIVIESEELTPSNFMPIKEHK encoded by the coding sequence TTGGAATTTTATAGATTTGACAAAGAAGTAGGAAAAAACGTTTCTCATTTTAATTCAAATTTCATTATGTCTCGAATTGTAAAAACAGAAAAACCTACACAAATTGGTTGTATGCATTTAGAAGCTAACGGAATTGTAGGTTTCCATCAAGCTGTTATCCCACAATTGCTCATTGTTGTAGATGGGGAAGGATGGGTTCGTGGTGATGATGAATTAAAAGTAAATATAAAAGCTAACGATGTGGTCTTTTGGGAAAAGGGTGAAGGACACGAAACAGCAACTGCCACTGGACTAACTGCAATTGTAATTGAATCTGAAGAATTAACCCCTTCTAATTTTATGCCAATTAAAGAACATAAATAA
- a CDS encoding IS110 family transposase, whose amino-acid sequence MEVVIERACGMDVHKDNITACIMTPEGKEIQTFSTKTVFLIQLVDWIKQNNCTHVAMESTSVYWKPIVNLLEAEEIEFLVVNAQHMKAVPGRKTDVKDAEWIAKLLRHGLLKASYIPDRNQRELRELVRYRRSIIEERARQHNRIQKVLEGANIKLGSVVSDVMGVSARDMLNAIAEGEEDPEKLANFARRTMKKKKDELELALKGYINSHQRLMLKTILKHIDFLTEQIEMLDQEVEERVSSYQEDVERLDSIPGIATRMAEQILSEIGTDIKKQFPSAAHMCSWAGLVPGHNESAGKRKSAKTKKGNKYLRSALTEAAHSVRGSKNYLGALYRRTASRKGKKRAGIVVAHAMLRISYYLLTRKEMYVDLGEDYFDKQRQQSIFRHSLRRLESLGYTVTLQEPEAS is encoded by the coding sequence ATGGAAGTAGTCATTGAAAGAGCATGTGGTATGGATGTCCATAAGGACAATATTACTGCATGTATTATGACACCAGAAGGAAAGGAGATTCAAACGTTTTCAACAAAAACTGTTTTTCTAATTCAGTTAGTGGATTGGATTAAACAGAATAACTGTACTCATGTTGCCATGGAGAGTACCAGTGTATATTGGAAACCTATTGTTAATTTATTAGAAGCTGAAGAGATTGAGTTTTTAGTTGTGAATGCTCAACATATGAAAGCAGTGCCAGGGCGTAAAACAGATGTTAAAGATGCAGAATGGATTGCCAAACTTCTTCGTCATGGACTTCTAAAAGCTAGTTACATTCCAGATCGAAATCAACGGGAACTACGTGAACTAGTTCGGTACCGTAGAAGTATCATTGAAGAACGTGCTAGACAACATAATCGCATCCAAAAAGTGTTAGAGGGCGCAAATATTAAGCTAGGCTCAGTGGTTTCAGACGTTATGGGTGTTTCGGCTCGTGACATGCTTAACGCAATTGCCGAAGGTGAAGAAGACCCTGAAAAACTAGCAAACTTTGCTCGACGCACAATGAAAAAGAAGAAAGATGAACTAGAACTCGCCCTTAAAGGTTATATCAATTCGCATCAACGCCTCATGTTAAAAACCATTTTAAAGCATATTGATTTTTTAACAGAGCAAATCGAGATGCTCGACCAAGAGGTCGAGGAAAGAGTAAGCTCCTATCAAGAAGATGTGGAACGATTAGACTCTATTCCTGGCATAGCTACAAGAATGGCTGAGCAAATTTTATCTGAAATTGGGACTGATATTAAGAAACAGTTTCCAAGTGCAGCTCATATGTGTTCTTGGGCAGGACTAGTTCCTGGGCATAACGAAAGTGCGGGAAAAAGAAAATCGGCTAAAACAAAAAAAGGAAACAAGTATTTGAGATCAGCATTAACAGAAGCAGCTCATTCTGTAAGAGGATCTAAAAACTATCTCGGAGCACTGTATAGGCGTACAGCATCACGAAAAGGTAAGAAACGAGCAGGAATAGTAGTCGCTCATGCCATGTTACGTATCTCCTATTATCTCTTAACTCGAAAAGAAATGTATGTAGACTTAGGCGAAGACTACTTTGATAAGCAGAGACAACAATCAATTTTTCGGCACTCACTAAGAAGACTTGAAAGTTTAGGATACACAGTTACGTTACAAGAACCTGAAGCATCTTAA
- a CDS encoding DUF6176 family protein, producing MNVELTRFRVKEGKSERVDEWLKFLNENMNDVLITLEAEKMYVETIFREYLNGDEFLYWYSVQGQGGQEVQESDHWIDKKHLEYWKECIDETFRPVDLKTEVVMIPENIRQNMK from the coding sequence ATGAATGTAGAACTAACAAGATTTAGAGTTAAGGAAGGTAAATCGGAACGGGTAGATGAATGGTTAAAGTTTCTAAACGAAAATATGAATGATGTGCTAATAACCCTTGAAGCCGAAAAAATGTATGTTGAAACTATATTTAGAGAATATCTAAATGGTGATGAGTTTTTATATTGGTACTCTGTCCAGGGTCAAGGCGGACAAGAAGTGCAGGAATCAGACCACTGGATAGATAAGAAGCATTTAGAGTATTGGAAAGAATGTATTGATGAAACATTCAGACCTGTTGATTTAAAAACAGAAGTAGTTATGATTCCAGAAAATATAAGACAAAATATGAAATGA